The Microbacterium luteum nucleotide sequence GGCCACCGCGCATGCGAGACGCTCCCGTCGCGAGCGGCGGGAGCGTCGGATCATCCTCTGACCCTCGACCGTGGGAAGCCACGGGCAAGGGCCGGGGTCCGGTCAGGCGGCCAGGTGCAGTCCGCGGCGGTCGGTCGCGACGGTCTCGCCGTCGCCGATGCTCTCGTCGTCGCCGATGAGCGAGCCGACCGCGACGCGTGCACCGTTTCCGATGTGCGCGCGGATTCCGATCTTCGCGCCCGCGCCGATCGCGGCGCCGGGTCCGATGTGCGCTTGGGGGGCGATGTCGGCGTCGGGCCCAATGACCGCATCGGACTCGACCCACGCACCGCGGCCCACGTGGACGTTCGCGGCGATTCGGACTCCCGGTTCGACGTACGCACCCGACTCGACGATCGCGGTGGGGTGCACTTTGGCCCCGTGCGCGATCAGGCCCCGACCGTTGGCGTGCTTGCGGTAGCGCAGCGTCTCGCCGTGGTCGTTCTCGATGTCGACGTAGTTCTTACCCACAGTCCCCTCCTCTGATGCCGTTCGGCATCGGATACAGGTACAACTTCCTTGATTGTCTATTCATTCCCTCGAATCCACCGATTCGGATGCGCAGGGTTGACATCTGTTGTTCGTTGCGGCACGGAGAATGGATGGGCATGTCGGCGTCGGCGAGAATGGCGAGATGACGAGCGAACCGGTCGG carries:
- a CDS encoding transferase, whose amino-acid sequence is MGKNYVDIENDHGETLRYRKHANGRGLIAHGAKVHPTAIVESGAYVEPGVRIAANVHVGRGAWVESDAVIGPDADIAPQAHIGPGAAIGAGAKIGIRAHIGNGARVAVGSLIGDDESIGDGETVATDRRGLHLAA